The Propionispora hippei DSM 15287 genome includes a window with the following:
- a CDS encoding transposase — protein KYKYGNRHFWCKGYFVDTVGRNKEAIAKYIREQLQEDIIVDQLSLKELTDPFTGEPVKKS, from the coding sequence AAATATAAGTATGGAAACAGGCATTTTTGGTGCAAAGGATATTTTGTGGATACGGTGGGACGAAACAAAGAGGCAATAGCAAAATATATCCGAGAGCAGTTACAAGAAGATATAATTGTCGACCAGCTAAGTTTGAAGGAATTGACAGACCCGTTTACGGGTGAGCCCGTGAAAAAGTCATAA